A genomic window from Sorex araneus isolate mSorAra2 chromosome 2, mSorAra2.pri, whole genome shotgun sequence includes:
- the GTSF1 gene encoding gametocyte-specific factor 1 → MEETYIDSLDPEKLLQCPYDKNHQIRACRFPYHLIKCRKNHPDVANKLATCPFNARHQVPRAEISHHISSCDDKSCIEQDVVNQTRNLGQETVAESTWQCPPCDEDWDKDLWEQTSTPFVWGTANYCGNNSPASNIVMEHKSNLASGMRVPKSLPYVLPWKNNGNAQ, encoded by the exons ATGGAAGAAACTTACA tcGATTCCCTGGACCCCGAAAAGCTATTACAATGCCCCTATGATAAAAATCACCAGATCAGGGCCTGCAGATTTCCTTATCATCTTATCAAGTGCAGAAAG AATCATCCTGATGTTGCAAACAAATTGGCTACTTGTCCCTTCAATGCCCGCCACCAGGTTCCTCGGGCTGAAATAAGTCATCATATCTCAAGCTGTGATGACAAAAGTTGTATTGAGCAGGATGTTG TGAACCAAACTAGAAACCTGGGACAAGAGACTGTGGCTGAaagcacctggcagtgcccacctTGCGATGAAGACTGGGATAAAG ATTTGTGGGAACAGACCAGCACCCCATTTGTCTGGGGCACGGCCAACTACTGTGGAAACAACAG CCCTGCAAGCAATATTGTTATGGAACATAAGAGTAACCTGGCTTCAGGCATGCGTGTTCCCAAGTCTCTGCCGTATGTTCTGCCATGGAAAAACA ATGGAAATGCACAGTAA